The Raphanus sativus cultivar WK10039 chromosome 2, ASM80110v3, whole genome shotgun sequence genome includes a region encoding these proteins:
- the LOC108835619 gene encoding uncharacterized protein LOC108835619 has translation MWGKYAIHGSGAISNLNRDNLNICVLRFVKISVFEDRSVSTAYDVSEVLIKPEMVEAEAFLKLLNKHDTHINLLPWNPVCLLPEIGEKINFFTPVPMKTISEVFETKKAERCIVYCSIAAIDYDINWYYMSCKCCGQKVPSPPRYLMLYGNNLGDDSEKYYCSNCDMFGPELQPRYNIQLVVLDNTRDTNFLLLDRIAEKVLGVPCHALTGPLTDEGTHKTIETEYSAQNGNQNKYTDVQQLGYSENPTKFIYDGQLKAWKKRSGYRKAPRSSLTKKFKTDKSG, from the exons ATGTGGGGTAAATATGCTATCCATGGAAGTGGTGCTATTTCAAACCTAAACCGTGATAACTTGAACATATGCGTTCTGCGATTTGTTAAGATCAGTGTGTTCGAAG ATCGTTCTGTCTCTACTGCATACGATGTAAGTGAAGTTTTGATCAAACCTGAAATGGTAGAGGCAGAAGcctttttaaaatt GTTGAACAAGCATGATACGCATATAAATTTGCTTCCTTGGAATCCTGTTTGTCTTCTCCCGGAAATTGGcgaaaagataaattttttcACCCCTGTCCCTATGAAAACAATCAGTGAGGTGTTTGAGACCAAAAAG GCAGAGAGGTGTATTGTTTATTGTTCAATTGCTGCCATTGATTACGATATCAATTGGTACTATATGAGCTGCAAATGCTGTGGTCAAAAAGTACCATCTCCACCGCGCTATCTCATGTTATATGGAAACAATTTGGGTGATGATTCAGAAAAGTACTATTGCTCCAACTGTGACATGTTTGGGCCAGAACTACAGCCAAG ATACAATATACAATTGGTGGTACTTGACAATACTAGGGACACAAACTTCCTTCTGCTTGACCGAATTGCAGAAAAAGTACTAGGTGTCCCTTGCCATGCATTAACCGGTCCACTCACTGACGAG GGCACTCATAAGACAATCGAGACTGAGTATTCTGCACAAAATGGAAACCAGAATAAATACACTGATGTGCAACAGCTTGGATATTCCGAAAATCCAACTAAGTTCATATATGATGGTCAGCTGAAAGCATGGAAGAAACGAAGTGGTTATCGAAAGGCACCACGTTCGTCTTTGACGAAAAAGTTCAAGACTGATAAAAGTGGCTGA
- the LOC130508577 gene encoding uncharacterized protein LOC130508577, whose amino-acid sequence MASMKKTISEMQEAKSAGQCVVVVTIEAVDVEKSWYYTACNICNRRVVRKVNDFDAIENHVQLNPRYNCIACKKDVEQVIHCYYLVLRVTDKSKAKAKFLLFNNAAHKLIRRSAFELVEEAAEGNPWILPQSLTDVIGRKVLFWITIKSYGLKEQNSTYVVDQLVDDA is encoded by the exons ATGGCAAGCATGAAGAAAACAATTTCTGAAATGCAAGAAGCAAAATCG GCTGGACAATGCGTGGTTGTTGTGACGATTGAGGCTGTTGATGTGGAAAAATCATGGTACTACACTGCGTGCAATATTTGCAATAGAAGAGTCGTAAGAAAAGTAAATGATTTTGATGCTATTGAGAACCATGTTCAGTTGAACCCTCGATACAATTGCATTGCATGCAAGAAAGATGTTGAACAAGTTATTCACTG ttattatttggTTTTACGTGTAACTGATAAATCAAAAGCAAAAGCCAAGTTTTTGCTTTTCAACAATGCTGCTCATAAACTCATTAGAAGATCTGCTTTTGAGTTAGTCGAAGAGGCTGCTGAG GGAAATCCATGGATTTTACCTCAATCTCTAACAGATGTAATTGGGAGAAAAGTTTTATTTTGGATCACTATCAAATCTTATGGTCTGAAAGAACAAAATTCAACATATGTTGTTGATCAACTGGTTGACGATGCATAA
- the LOC108835628 gene encoding uncharacterized protein LOC108835628 — protein MKRSNTVSTDTGNKSHKKAKQGSNDKENTVVGNTTQKSSVTDVSPTPSIQNPFRVPLQNVTNQRARVVRKEILDNKRTIGLTTSNRVTRIFKPTKPPLVPTSSKSPYIETQISPSSANFSGSGNVSHPASNGIGRTGNQEGIQRSSNISARIRKTLGSPPSVNSKTRQTKGRQGSNMTGQSNPTFPNTEDNQNRRQQTNTNEFVPPPRFIVEDHPEAYNNRYEMDSESESEHEDDENQTYTNYQAGESLINPSPQHIPQETNHTVTPPIIIGIQENGYYDDGDPVWNCKYCQAYMWFGERIGKRRRSSNPVFTMCCKNGKVVLPRLTNPPMELMYLLCKGDELSKHFREFIRAYNMMFSFTSLGGKIDHSINNGRGPFVFRMSGENYHRIGDIVPGPGESPKFSQLYIIDTLNEIRNRLDAYAGSDRAGAKNLRESVVLLLKNMLDQCNPHVQAFRSARDRFDVEGSTGYRMRLIESRQSDGRTHNLPTANEVAALISGDFVLNMEPRDIVLESTSGKLQMISELHPAYLPLQYPLLFPYREDGFRLNIPIGFEESTARKRKNVTMREYFAFQILERRWEAPTITRSGRLFHQFLVDAYTMIESSRLRYLWLNQKKLRSSSYDAIQKAAAKGGAKMAEQGSRIFIPATFTGGKRYMKQHYYDAMAMCNEDRPEILCRVFKIKLDNLISELTKKNGSLFGPTAAVMYTIEFQKRGMPHAHILVFMEKGSKFPTADDIDKIISAEIPDKTVDPDLYEIVGECMMHGPCGPAKKDNVCMVNGKCSKMFPKRLNPTTTIDPNGFPAYMRRIDGRFIEKNGIRLDNGYVVPYNRDLMLRYRAHMNVEWCVQTRAVKYLFKYIHKGPDYASAAMDMEDEDGVIDEIKTYYDCRYITACESSWRILAFPTHFRTTAVEKLGFHLPDQELVFFDEDEPIESILNKKTVNQSMFLAWFIANRKYPEARELTYAEFPTKFVWKSSTKEWVPRKRGFAIGRIAHIDPSDACFALGLMDDDKEFIEAIKEATDNSSATYARKLFARMLVSKTISQPHVVWEATWEYLTEDILYKKRRETGRPDMNLSIEQIKNIALTEIENHLLSNGRSLKKWPLMPKPEDFACYNGNRLIDDELNYVVEDQLKENERLMALITNEQRVVYNQILDAVLNDTGGVFFLYGYGGTGKTFVYRALSSAIRSRDADDFSTCKKMEPGSDRAELVKAAKLIVWDEAPMMSRHCFETLDRSMRDIIRSSEDKPFGGKVVVFGGDFRQILPVIVGGGRAETVLAALNSSYLWDHCKVLKLTKNMRLLAGLTDDAANELQSFSNWILDIGDGKINLPNDGQVEIDISSDLLIENDGGDPIDTMAKELPGEEKVYLSSDSIIPSDVDIQENVVYPAEFLNSVKVAGLPRHCLKLKVGAPIMCLRNIDVADGLCNGTRLIVTQLLPHVIEARVITGNNISGDKVWISRMFVTPPDAKFPFRMRRRQFPVTLAFAMTINKSQGQTLERVGLFLPRPVFSHGQLYVALSRVKSRSGLKILITGKDSKPQTKTLNVVYKQVFQNIP, from the exons ATGAAGAGAAGCAATACAGTGTCCACAGACACTGGGAATAAATCACATAAGAAAGCCAAACAAG GTAGTAATGACAAAGAGAATACAGTTGTGGGAAACACAACACAAAAATCATCTGTCACAGATGTTTCACCTACACCAAGTATCCAAAATCCTTTTAGGGTGCCCTTACAGAATGTAACCAATCAA AGAGCAAGAGTTGTAAGAAAGGAAATACTGGATAACAAAAGAACAATAGGCCTTACTACCTCAAATAGAG TTACAAGGATTTTCAAGCCAACAAAGCCACCACTTGTACCAACTTCGAGTAAAA GTCCCTATATTGAAACACAAATTTCACCTAGCAGTGCAAATTTCAGTGGTTCTGGAAACGTCTCACACCCTGCGAGTAATGGCATAG GTAGAACTGGGAACCAAGAAGGTATTCAACGGAGTAGCAACATTTCAGCCAGGATACGAAAGACTCTTGGATCACCTCCATCGGTGAATTCAAAGACCAGACAAACGAAAG GAAGACAAGGTTCAAATATGACAGGACAATCAAATCCGACTTTTCCAAATACTGAAG ATAATCAAAATCGTAGACAGCAAACCAATACAAATGAATTCGTACCTCCACCAAGGTTCATTGTCGAGGACCATCCTGAAG CTTACAATAATCGATATGAAATGGACAGTGAGTCTGAAAGTGAACATGAAGATGACGAGAATCAAACTTACACTAACTATCAAGCTGGAGAGTCTTTGATAAACCCATCGCCACAACATATCCCACAAGAAACGAATCACACAGTTACACCGCCTATTATCATCGGGATACAAGAAAACG GTTATTACGACGATGGAGATCCGGTTTGGAATTGTAAGTATTGTCAAGCATATATGTGGTTTGGTGAAAGAATTGGAAAACGCCGTCGTAGTTCCAATCCTGTCTTCACAATGTGTTGTAAAAATGGTAAAGTTGTGCTTCCTCGGCTCACGAATCCCCCAATGGAGTTAATGTATTTGTTATGCAAAGGAGACGAGTTAAGCAAACATTTTCGAGAGTTCATACGAGCTTACAATATGATGTTCTCTTTCACATCTCTTGGGGGCAAGATTGATCATTCTATTAACAATGGTCGTGGACCATTTGTGTTCCGAATGTCCGGTGAGAACTATCATCGTATTGGTGATATAGTCCCCGGGCCTGGAGAATCTCCAAAATTTTCCCAGCTGTATATCATTGATACTTTGAATGAGATCAGAAATAGACTTGACGCTTATGCCGG GTCAGACAGAGCTGGTGCTAAGAATTTAAGAGAATCAGTTGTTCTTCTCCTGAAGAATATGTTAGATCAGTGTAACCCTCATGTTCAGGCTTTTAGGTCTGCAAGAGACAGATTCGACGTGGAGGGATCTACAGGTTATAGGATGAGGTTGATTGAGAGTCGACAATCTGATGGACGGACCCATAATCTTCCGACTGCAAATGAAGTAGCTGCTTTGATATCTGGcgattttgttttgaatatgGAACCTCGAGATATTGTTCTTGAGAGTACAAGTGGAAAGTTGCAAATGATAAGTGAACTACATCCGGCGTATTTGCCTCTGCAATATCCACTGTTGTTTCCATATAGAGAGGATGGCTTTCGATTAAATATTCCTATTGGTTTTGAGGAGAGCACTGCGAGAAAACGCAAAAATGTAACTATGCGTGAGTATTTTGCCTTTCAGATTTTAGAGAGGAGGTGGGAAGCACCAACAATTACAAGATCAGGTAGATTGTTTCATCAGTTCCTTGTGGACGCCTACACAATGATAGAATCGAGTAGACTGCGGTACTTGTGGTTGAATCAGAAAAAGCTACGGTCTAGCAGTTACGATGCAATCCAGAAAGCAGCTGCTAAAGGTGGAGCTAAGATGGCTGAGCAAGGGAGCCGGATTTTTATTCCAGCAACTTTCACCGGAGGCAAAAGGTATATGAAGCAGCACTACTATGATGCCATGGCTATGTGCAA TGAAGACAGACCAGAAATATTGTGTAGAGTTTTCAAGATAAAACTGGATAATCTTATCAGtgagttgacaaaaaagaacGGCTCCTTATTTGGCCCTACTGCTGCAG tAATGTACACGATTGAGTTTCAGAAAAGAGGAATGCCACACGCTCATATTCTTGTCTTCATGGAAAAAGGATCTAAATTTCCAACAGCCGATGATATAGATAAGATTATTTCTGCGGAAATACCAGACAAGACCGTAGATCCAGACCTGTACGAAATCGTTGGGGAATGTATGATGCATGGTCCTTGCGGTCCAGCAAAGAAGGATAATGTATGTATGGTCAACGGAAAATGTTCTAAGATGTTTCCGAAACGTCTCAACCCAACAACAACGATTGACCCAAATGGATTTCCAGCGTACATGCGTCGGATTGATGGTAGGTTCATTGAGAAAAATGGAATCAGACTAGACAATGGATATGTTGTACCATACAACAGAGACCTCATGCTCCGATATCGCGCGCATATGAATGTCGAGTGGTGCGTCCAAACACGAGCTGTTAAGtatcttttcaaatatattcATAAGGGACCTGATTATGCCTCAGCTGCAATGGAtatggaagatgaagatggtgtCATTGACgaaattaaaacatattatgACTGCag atatattaCGGCATGCGAGTCTTCATGGCGAATTCTTGCTTTTCCTACACATTTCCGTACTACTGCTGTAGAGAAACTTGGATTTCATCTTCCCGATCAGGAGCTGGTGTTTTTTGATGAAGATGAACCTATTGAGAGTATTCTCAACAAAAAGACGGTCAACCAATCCATGTTTTTGGCCTGGTTTATAGCAAACAGAAAATATCCAGAGGCAAGAGAGTTGACATATGCTGAATTTCCAACTAAATTTGTGTGGAAATCATCTACGAAAGAATGGGTACCACGGAAACGAGGCTTTGCGATAGGGAGGATTGCGCATATTGATCCATCAG ATGCTTGCTTTGCGTTGGGATTGATGGATGATGACAAGGAATTCATTGAAGCTATCAAAGAGGCTACTGACAATAGTTCTGCCACGTATGCCAGAAAGCTATTTGCGAGAATGTTGGTATCCAAAACGATATCTCAGCCTCATGTTGTCTGGGAAGCTACTTGGGAGTATCTCACCGAAGATATCCTTTACAAGAAGCGCCGAGAAACTGGACGACCTG ATATGAACTTGAGCATAGAGCAGATAAAAAATATTGCTCTTACTGAGATCGAAAATCATTTACTCAGCAATGGTCGTAGCCTCAAAAAATGGCCTCTTATGCCAAAGCCAGAAGATTTTGCCTGTTACAATGGAAATCGCCTTATAGATGATGAGCTTAATTATGTTGTGGAAGATCAgctaaaagaaaatgaaaggcTTATGGCGTTGATAACAAATGAGCAAAGAGTGGTATACAACCAGATTCTAGATGCAGTTTTAAATGATACGGGTGGAGTGTTCTTTCTTTATGGTTATGGAGGCACAGGAAAAACTTTCGTATACAGAGCACTCTCATCAGCTATCCGATCTAGAG ATGCAGACGATTTCAGTACCTGCAAGAAAATGGAACCAGGATCAGATCGTGCAGAATTAGTTAAAGCGGCAAAGTTAATTGTATGGGATGAGGCGCCTATGATGAGCAGACACTGTTTCGAGACGTTGGATCGTAGTATGCGTGATATTATAAGATCTTCGGAAGACAAACCGTTTGGAGGTAAAGTTGTTGTTTTTGGTGGAGATTTCAGACAGATTTTACCGGTTATCGTCGGAGGTGGTAGAGCAGAGACGGTTTTGGCGGCTCTGAATTCGTCGTATCTTTGGGACCACTGCAAAGTTTTGAAGTTAACAAAAAACATGAGATTGCTCGCTGGTCTTACTGATGATGCAGCAAACGAGCTTCAGTCGTTTTCAAACTGGATTTTGGATATTGGAgatggaaaaataaatttgcCCAACGACGGTCAAGTTGAGATTGACATCTCTTCTGATTTGCTGATagaaaatgatggaggagatcCTATTGATACTATGGCAaaagag TTGCCAG GTGAAGAGAAGGTTTATCTTAGCTCGGACAGTATTATCCCATCCGATGTTGACATACAAGAAAATGTAGTATATCCTGCAGAGTTTTTGAACAGTGTTAAAGTGGCTGGACTGCCTAGACATTGTTTGAAGCTCAAGGTGGGTGCTCCTATTATGTGTCTCCGTAATATTGATGTTGCAGATGGCTTATGTAATGGTACTAGGCTAATTGTTACTCAGTTACTGCCCCATGTGATTGAAGCTAGAGTTATAACGGGAAACAATATTTCTGGAGACAAGGTTTGGATCTCTAGAATGTTTGTCACGCCACCTGACGCAAAGTTTCCCTTCAGAATGCGTCGAAGACAGTTTCCGGTTACATTGGCTTTTGCGATGACCATCAACAAAAGTCAAGGTCAAACACTGGAAAGAGTTGGTTTGTTCTTACCTAGGCCAGTATTCTCTCATGGTCAGCTCTATGTTGCACTTTCAAGAGTTAAGTCAAGATCGGgattaaaaatcctaataactGGTAAAGATTCAAAGCCGCAGACGAAAACATTGAATGTTGTctacaaacaagtttttcaaaatattccgtAA